A single region of the Bacteroidota bacterium genome encodes:
- a CDS encoding T9SS type A sorting domain-containing protein, giving the protein MKTKLILPLLLLFTNNIHAQLTDPEEIWDSIKENTVPVVAPAFTDILGTPYRQPLSGYGWEDGLQISADGLNLYTLYAPADLLSWFTYIAANAALPVCETIGSTQFIRPYAETYGMDMAFNYFGCDTIMNLDILYAHRDNINDEFGSWVLSDMARPGQIEGGPFPLQSVDNPNLVDHFLFTGPGDISMINNTNANPDNIASAVLLPEPINSAGGEFIVDNPVLRRINNSDTLLLVYEKYVDASLRDFMYAFSYDDGTSWETPVKMTSITNATGHLEHPQLHTDGSGTYLYYSRDFDIYRMKQSIPNNWDSWTDEQLLISKGNALAIGEPSIAINGDIAFVLAYHNVEHPEDEFDIDPWYVRNINGPNSIPAENTLQNAAIFPNPANSIFQIGNLTQTGISVSVINMVGQELIQINNYNSTASISISALPIGIYTVIIENAKGEKQTLQLVVSH; this is encoded by the coding sequence ATGAAGACTAAGCTGATTTTACCCCTTTTACTTTTATTTACCAATAATATCCACGCGCAACTTACCGACCCGGAAGAAATTTGGGATAGTATTAAAGAAAATACCGTTCCTGTTGTAGCGCCTGCATTTACCGACATATTAGGCACGCCTTATCGCCAACCTTTATCAGGTTATGGATGGGAAGACGGTTTGCAGATTTCGGCAGATGGACTAAACCTTTACACCTTGTATGCACCAGCCGATTTACTTTCCTGGTTTACCTATATAGCAGCAAATGCCGCTTTACCGGTTTGTGAAACAATTGGGAGCACACAATTTATCCGTCCTTATGCTGAAACCTATGGCATGGACATGGCATTTAATTATTTTGGCTGCGATACAATTATGAATCTCGATATATTATATGCACATCGCGATAATATTAATGATGAATTTGGTAGCTGGGTATTATCTGATATGGCAAGACCCGGACAAATTGAAGGTGGACCATTTCCTTTACAATCGGTTGATAATCCTAACCTTGTTGACCATTTTTTATTTACAGGACCCGGTGATATCTCGATGATAAACAATACAAATGCAAACCCCGACAATATAGCATCCGCAGTGCTTTTACCGGAACCAATTAATTCCGCCGGTGGTGAATTTATAGTTGATAATCCCGTTTTAAGAAGAATTAATAATTCGGATACCTTATTATTAGTGTATGAAAAATATGTTGATGCCAGTTTAAGAGATTTTATGTATGCTTTTAGTTATGACGATGGCACAAGTTGGGAAACTCCTGTTAAAATGACCAGTATTACAAATGCTACCGGTCACCTTGAACATCCTCAATTACACACAGATGGCAGTGGAACCTATTTATATTATTCTCGCGATTTTGATATTTATCGTATGAAACAATCTATTCCAAACAATTGGGATAGTTGGACAGATGAACAATTATTGATTTCAAAAGGTAATGCACTTGCAATTGGTGAACCATCTATTGCTATAAATGGTGATATCGCATTTGTATTAGCATACCACAATGTTGAGCATCCTGAAGATGAATTTGATATTGACCCTTGGTATGTAAGGAATATCAACGGACCGAATTCCATTCCTGCGGAAAATACTTTGCAAAATGCAGCCATATTTCCAAACCCGGCAAATTCAATTTTTCAGATTGGGAACCTTACACAAACGGGTATTTCAGTAAGTGTTATTAATATGGTTGGGCAAGAATTAATTCAAATAAACAATTATAATTCAACAGCTTCAATTTCAATTTCTGCTTTACCGATCGGTATTTATACTGTAATTATTGAAAATGCAAAAGGTGAAAAACAAACGCTGCAATTAGTTGTGTCACATTAA
- a CDS encoding T9SS type A sorting domain-containing protein: MIKYKIIGFILLSIGYYSAKTQCIVDAGPDTTFCEQYPIETLTLGSNVTVTGEAPFSYSWSCYYEFLGHIYTASDFINDTTVINPSLISGIDGEQLFTLTVTDATGATCSDDIIISLYPFVNTLEVKQAYISSMDTTSLYSALLGGTFPYTYLWSPDYVLSDPTDLNTLASPDVTTVYSLLLTDANGCQAHDLFYVFVYPVGISELEKDEHTITIVPNPVKNTAQITVGNEKNFTLNIYDVSGRLIKFLHSTNPTIEINNSMFSSGIYSVQYVSENKNVITTKMVIL; this comes from the coding sequence ATGATTAAATACAAAATAATAGGATTTATCCTACTATCCATAGGGTATTATTCCGCTAAAACCCAATGTATTGTTGATGCTGGCCCTGATACCACTTTTTGTGAGCAGTATCCAATAGAAACGTTAACCCTGGGTAGTAATGTTACTGTTACCGGCGAAGCCCCGTTTTCTTATTCATGGAGTTGTTACTACGAATTTTTAGGTCATATTTATACCGCTTCAGATTTTATTAATGATACAACAGTAATCAATCCTTCATTAATATCCGGTATCGACGGTGAACAACTCTTTACACTTACAGTAACAGATGCAACCGGAGCCACCTGTTCAGATGATATTATAATATCGCTTTATCCATTTGTTAATACTTTAGAGGTAAAACAGGCATATATCAGTTCAATGGATACCACATCTTTATACAGTGCTCTTTTGGGTGGCACTTTTCCTTACACTTATTTATGGTCACCGGATTATGTGTTATCCGACCCCACCGATTTAAACACATTAGCAAGTCCGGATGTAACCACCGTTTACTCGCTTTTACTTACAGATGCAAATGGTTGTCAAGCGCACGACCTATTTTACGTGTTTGTGTATCCTGTTGGTATATCTGAATTAGAAAAAGATGAACATACAATTACCATTGTTCCTAATCCGGTGAAAAACACTGCACAAATAACTGTTGGCAACGAAAAAAATTTTACATTAAATATCTATGATGTAAGCGGGAGGTTAATAAAATTTTTACATTCAACAAATCCTACAATTGAAATTAATAATTCAATGTTTAGTTCAGGTATATATTCAGTGCAATATGTTTCAGAAAATAAAAACGTAATTACAACTAAAATGGTTATTTTATAA
- a CDS encoding glycoside hydrolase family 127 protein, which produces MEEKFQLLPLGAIKPEGWLKTQMEQDMQGFVGHLDSLVPTLIYDPIYSSGRIHKNSKSADLGNLKSGDAGGDEQYKWWNSETQSNWWDGYIRYAILLNDSAALIKVKNYITTILNTQDADGYIGIYDDKLRYNFKSENGELWSKTTLYRGILAYYEYTNDSVVWNALVKAVDNVISNYPINKSHPFYAGKDFSGGVAHGLTFTDVLDRMYALTLNQKYRDYALFLYRDFCENYTSEKDVQLSSILNPEYRLQSHGVHTYEHIRPLLVAAYAGGDKQLIEALNLYINRVKSATTIAGGPIGDEWVGGRKADAVIGYEYCSIHELMASYIDLLQKTGLNEYGNAVENIFYNAGMGSRHPEKSCIAYLKTDNSYQMDGTKNGEAEPGRNQTRYKYSPVHQDVAVCCTPNAGRISPYFVSAAWMKEGETILVATLLMPNTVETKIGNANVHIQTITEYPYTNTLQYQITVSEAIPFTLKIRKPDWVNSIITDDYYEMQDDYIVISRVFYGTSKINITFSADVIVMEDNQKEFYFTYGPLIYALPFTGKESTGKQYATGFTDYYYTSDKNIIYKYIPGSAPVYKNGTIQVNLQNPESGLSELVTLLPIGKTILRQAAFK; this is translated from the coding sequence GTGGAAGAAAAATTTCAATTATTACCCCTTGGTGCAATTAAACCGGAAGGTTGGCTGAAAACACAAATGGAGCAAGACATGCAGGGCTTTGTAGGCCATCTGGACAGTTTGGTTCCTACACTTATTTATGACCCGATATATTCAAGTGGACGCATCCACAAAAACAGTAAATCTGCAGATCTTGGAAATTTAAAATCGGGCGATGCCGGCGGCGATGAACAATACAAATGGTGGAATAGTGAAACACAAAGTAACTGGTGGGATGGATACATTAGATATGCCATTTTACTAAACGATTCTGCTGCATTGATTAAAGTGAAAAATTACATTACAACTATTTTAAATACACAGGACGCAGATGGCTATATTGGCATTTATGACGATAAATTAAGATACAATTTTAAATCTGAAAATGGCGAATTGTGGTCGAAAACTACTTTGTATCGTGGTATTCTGGCTTATTACGAATATACAAACGATAGTGTTGTTTGGAATGCATTGGTGAAAGCAGTTGACAATGTGATATCTAATTACCCAATTAATAAATCACATCCGTTTTATGCCGGAAAAGATTTTTCGGGTGGTGTTGCTCATGGATTAACATTTACAGATGTTTTAGATAGAATGTATGCTTTAACATTAAATCAAAAATATCGTGATTATGCGCTTTTTTTATATCGCGATTTTTGTGAAAATTATACTTCCGAAAAAGATGTTCAACTCAGCAGCATTTTAAATCCGGAATATCGATTGCAATCGCATGGCGTGCATACATATGAACATATTCGTCCGCTATTGGTTGCAGCTTATGCCGGTGGCGATAAACAATTAATCGAAGCATTAAACCTTTATATTAATCGTGTAAAATCTGCCACTACTATTGCCGGCGGACCAATTGGTGATGAATGGGTGGGTGGAAGAAAGGCTGATGCTGTTATTGGTTATGAATATTGTTCCATACATGAGTTAATGGCAAGTTATATCGATTTATTACAAAAAACCGGATTAAATGAATATGGTAATGCGGTTGAAAATATTTTTTACAATGCAGGAATGGGCAGTCGACATCCTGAAAAATCGTGTATAGCGTATTTGAAGACAGATAATTCGTATCAAATGGATGGCACAAAAAATGGTGAAGCAGAGCCGGGAAGAAATCAAACCCGTTATAAATATTCACCGGTGCATCAGGATGTTGCTGTTTGTTGTACACCAAATGCAGGTCGCATTTCACCTTACTTTGTAAGTGCCGCTTGGATGAAAGAAGGTGAAACAATTTTGGTTGCTACTTTATTAATGCCAAACACGGTAGAAACAAAAATTGGTAATGCCAATGTGCATATTCAAACAATAACTGAATATCCATATACCAATACGTTACAATATCAAATTACTGTTAGCGAAGCCATACCTTTTACTCTAAAAATTCGAAAACCCGACTGGGTAAATTCCATTATTACGGATGATTATTATGAAATGCAGGATGATTATATTGTGATAAGCAGGGTATTTTACGGCACTTCTAAAATAAATATTACATTTTCTGCCGATGTTATTGTTATGGAAGATAATCAGAAGGAATTTTATTTTACATACGGTCCCTTAATTTATGCTTTACCTTTTACCGGAAAAGAATCAACCGGAAAACAATACGCAACGGGTTTTACTGATTATTATTATACTTCTGATAAAAATATAATATATAAATATATTCCGGGAAGTGCTCCTGTTTATAAAAATGGAACAATACAAGTTAACCTTCAAAATCCCGAAAGCGGTTTATCTGAATTAGTTACACTATTGCCAATAGGAAAAACTATTTTACGTCAGGCCGCTTTCAAATAA
- a CDS encoding TfoX/Sxy family protein — translation MAYNEKLANRIRERFAALHPVEEKEMMGGLTFMYNGKMCVGVIKDDLMCRIDPKIHNDCVEKQGCKTMDFTSRPMIGYVIIDETGMKSKKDFEYWINLALEFNPHAKASKKKKK, via the coding sequence ATGGCTTACAATGAAAAACTGGCAAATCGCATACGTGAGCGATTTGCAGCACTTCACCCTGTAGAAGAAAAAGAAATGATGGGTGGTCTCACCTTTATGTATAATGGCAAAATGTGTGTCGGTGTAATAAAAGATGACCTGATGTGTCGTATCGACCCTAAAATACATAATGACTGCGTTGAAAAACAAGGTTGCAAAACAATGGATTTTACTTCACGACCAATGATTGGTTATGTTATTATTGATGAAACCGGCATGAAAAGCAAAAAAGATTTTGAATATTGGATTAACCTTGCATTAGAATTTAATCCACATGCAAAAGCTTCTAAAAAAAAGAAAAAGTAA
- a CDS encoding cupin domain-containing protein: MAISIFRELKMGKETFLPVSVENNIFKMMWWCEPGGGVPSHIHPHMDEHFTVLEGEVEFTVNGKKLIKKPGDTLFIAKNVVHGIKNIGTTNIKMEVYYTPVADTVEMFKILFFLNQSNPGSASHFVKYFYMFPRLGLKPFSLIPSPFVMRTMNGILSVVGRLAGWNKLVKAYKLSS; encoded by the coding sequence ATGGCAATATCAATATTCCGTGAATTAAAAATGGGCAAGGAAACATTTTTACCTGTTTCAGTTGAAAATAATATTTTTAAAATGATGTGGTGGTGCGAACCCGGTGGAGGTGTTCCAAGTCATATTCATCCGCATATGGATGAACATTTTACTGTTTTAGAAGGCGAAGTGGAATTTACTGTTAATGGGAAAAAATTAATTAAGAAACCCGGAGATACGTTATTTATTGCTAAAAATGTTGTGCATGGAATTAAAAATATTGGCACAACAAATATTAAAATGGAGGTTTATTATACGCCTGTTGCTGATACCGTTGAAATGTTTAAAATTTTATTCTTTTTAAATCAATCGAATCCGGGCTCGGCAAGCCATTTTGTAAAATATTTTTATATGTTTCCGCGACTTGGTCTGAAGCCTTTCTCTTTAATCCCATCTCCATTTGTGATGCGCACAATGAATGGCATATTGTCAGTTGTAGGAAGGTTAGCGGGATGGAATAAACTGGTTAAGGCTTATAAGCTTAGCAGCTGA
- a CDS encoding Crp/Fnr family transcriptional regulator, with protein MNHLINTIKKLEPLTDTELKELEAMQALARFKFLKKGDFIFTAGDMPPISVYVQSGILRHYVTDNNGNEKIIQFFMEEAFFDDCGSYVNNQPIDYHIQAIEDSEIIYFYLDDLKAIAEKSPVIERVGVKIAAAFLNNHREHVTILMKFSPEERYKYLLINKPELVQRISVTHLAQFLDISRETLSRMRARLAEQNIL; from the coding sequence ATGAATCATCTGATAAACACCATTAAAAAACTTGAACCCTTAACCGATACTGAATTAAAAGAACTGGAAGCCATGCAGGCGCTAGCCCGGTTCAAATTTCTGAAAAAGGGTGATTTTATTTTTACTGCCGGTGATATGCCACCTATTTCAGTATATGTACAATCCGGTATACTGCGTCATTATGTGACAGATAATAATGGTAATGAAAAAATAATTCAGTTTTTTATGGAGGAAGCATTTTTTGATGATTGCGGAAGTTATGTTAATAATCAACCTATAGATTATCATATTCAGGCAATTGAAGATTCAGAAATTATTTATTTCTACCTCGATGATTTAAAAGCGATTGCCGAAAAATCACCTGTTATTGAACGAGTGGGTGTTAAAATAGCAGCAGCTTTTTTAAATAATCATCGTGAACATGTTACGATATTAATGAAATTCAGTCCGGAAGAACGTTATAAATACCTGCTTATAAATAAACCGGAATTAGTGCAGCGAATATCGGTAACACATTTAGCCCAATTTCTGGATATCTCGCGTGAAACACTGAGTCGCATGCGTGCACGCCTGGCCGAACAAAACATTTTGTGA
- a CDS encoding T9SS type A sorting domain-containing protein, which yields MIMQQNCIIDNYLIFDGGLVELNNFIIDLGSTGLLKSESETSRITGITGGEVIANATLNAPSSVNPGNLGAEISSAQNLGYTEIRRGHVQQTDPSGNYSIYRYYDIIPENNSSLDATLIQYYFDAESGGLNESNFDQYLSKDGGVTWYNLGQEGRDVVNNYVKLSGYGEFFRETLADPIGSPLPVVLAEFYAQCSLTGVVLNWITLSEINSSHFVVQRLNDLQQWEDITNITAQGYSTIEQHYTYTIETSENDYFRLLLIDANGAISVSSPIQTQCSSKSDLSIYPNPNFGLFTIETGNTDYSNVSLKIMDLSGRVVYRSESNISNSILVDIQSVAAGMYLAELSINGKITYHKIEKGD from the coding sequence ATGATAATGCAGCAAAATTGTATTATCGATAATTATCTGATATTTGATGGTGGGTTAGTAGAATTAAATAATTTTATTATTGATTTGGGCTCAACCGGATTGCTGAAATCGGAATCAGAAACCAGCCGAATTACGGGTATTACAGGCGGAGAAGTAATTGCCAATGCCACGCTCAATGCGCCTTCTTCCGTTAATCCCGGAAATTTAGGTGCGGAAATTTCATCTGCACAAAATTTAGGATATACGGAAATCAGGCGGGGACATGTTCAACAAACAGACCCTTCCGGTAACTATAGTATTTACCGGTATTATGATATTATTCCAGAAAATAATTCCAGCTTAGATGCAACATTAATTCAGTATTATTTTGATGCTGAGTCAGGGGGATTAAATGAAAGTAATTTTGACCAGTATTTATCAAAAGATGGTGGTGTTACATGGTATAATTTGGGTCAGGAGGGCAGAGATGTTGTAAATAATTATGTGAAGCTTTCCGGCTACGGCGAATTTTTCAGAGAAACTTTAGCGGATCCCATTGGTTCTCCTTTGCCTGTAGTGTTAGCTGAATTTTATGCACAATGCTCTTTAACTGGAGTAGTTTTAAACTGGATTACTTTGAGTGAAATTAACAGCAGCCATTTTGTTGTGCAACGATTGAATGATTTACAGCAATGGGAAGATATAACCAATATAACTGCTCAGGGATATAGCACAATTGAACAGCACTACACCTATACTATTGAAACAAGCGAAAACGATTATTTCAGATTGTTGTTAATTGATGCTAATGGTGCAATTTCAGTGTCATCACCGATTCAAACACAATGTAGTTCCAAATCAGATCTTAGCATATATCCAAATCCCAATTTTGGGTTATTCACTATAGAAACGGGTAACACAGATTATTCAAATGTATCACTCAAAATTATGGATTTAAGTGGAAGGGTTGTATATCGTTCAGAATCAAATATTTCCAATTCGATTTTAGTTGATATCCAATCCGTTGCAGCAGGCATGTATCTGGCAGAATTGTCCATAAACGGAAAAATTACATATCACAAAATTGAAAAGGGTGATTAA
- a CDS encoding tail fiber domain-containing protein: MKNLIIFIVLIIFTAQLKAQNAALNTDGSLPDNSSMLDIKSTTKGLLIPRMNQVQRNAIATPATGLLVYQTDLTKGFYYYDGSAWVFIGNSTAGWSTTGNTGTTPGTNFIGTTDAKDLKIKVNNTVAGSIETSGNIFLGLNSGIVNTGANNTAVGGNALKANTTGEQNTVIGKFASELNTTGSFNVVIGEEALQNNTTTSGNVAIGYKSLEANATYGDNTAVGYQSLMSNNAGYYNTAFGKSALEDNSSGFLNVALGIEALANNTSGGWNAAGGAYALNSNTTGNGNTAFGYGSISLSTTASNNSALGYMALSFNITGANNSAVGGFALYKNSTGSENTAIGISSLNQNLVGNNNTAVGSKALYYNTASNNTAVGTESLENNTTGTTNTAIGYLSLEDNTTGSNNTAVGDNTLANNTTASNNTAMGSGALKLNTTGIKNTAIGSSSLAANITGSENTAIGYNALAANTSSTGSVAVGANALQSATTGNSNTAVGYNALMNATIATQNTAIGYQNLSALTSGSQNIAVGSNILTALTLSSNNIGIGHNVLTSNVTGGLNIGIGFNILTSSTASNNIGIGNNALAATTTGQQNIAIGMGALDQLTISSSNIGIGTNALGANTTGTGNIALGTSTLFNTTTGGSNVAIGNSALLTNTTGSSLTCIGENTNTGGVALANATAIGSRAQVNTSNSMVLGSVNGVNGSVSNVFVGIATNSPAHILELGVNDAAKPTSSTWTVVSDERLKENIKDFSDGLDLVMQINPIWFTYNGEAGLPKETGVGTIAQELQKIAPYMITKWTYRENDTDQGVEYLGVDYGAMDFVLVNAIQELNNKLNASTCDNNAVANNQSAEIEQLKSEQIKLQEQINALQNLIQQLVAQQNNPH; the protein is encoded by the coding sequence ATGAAAAACCTAATTATTTTTATTGTCCTAATAATTTTTACTGCTCAACTAAAGGCACAAAATGCTGCATTAAATACGGATGGCTCATTACCTGACAACTCATCGATGCTGGATATTAAATCCACTACAAAAGGATTATTAATTCCGCGTATGAACCAGGTGCAACGTAATGCTATCGCCACACCGGCAACAGGCTTATTGGTGTATCAAACCGATTTAACCAAAGGCTTTTATTATTATGACGGAAGTGCATGGGTATTTATTGGTAACAGTACAGCAGGATGGTCAACAACAGGTAATACAGGAACTACACCCGGCACTAATTTTATTGGAACTACTGATGCAAAAGATTTAAAAATAAAAGTGAATAATACCGTTGCGGGATCAATTGAAACATCAGGAAATATTTTTTTAGGCTTAAATTCAGGTATTGTAAATACGGGGGCAAATAATACTGCTGTTGGAGGAAATGCATTAAAAGCAAATACCACCGGCGAGCAAAATACAGTGATTGGAAAATTTGCATCTGAATTAAATACCACCGGATCATTTAATGTTGTTATTGGTGAAGAAGCATTACAAAATAATACAACTACATCAGGCAATGTTGCGATTGGTTATAAATCGTTGGAGGCAAATGCAACTTATGGTGACAATACAGCAGTTGGTTATCAATCACTCATGTCAAATAATGCCGGATATTATAATACAGCTTTTGGAAAATCCGCACTTGAAGATAACAGCTCCGGATTTTTAAATGTTGCCCTTGGAATTGAAGCATTAGCTAATAATACTAGCGGAGGATGGAATGCTGCAGGTGGTGCCTATGCATTAAATTCAAACACAACAGGAAATGGAAATACTGCATTTGGATATGGGTCGATTTCTTTAAGCACTACAGCATCTAATAATTCTGCTTTGGGGTATATGGCACTATCTTTTAATATAACCGGTGCTAATAACAGTGCTGTTGGTGGTTTTGCATTGTATAAAAATTCAACCGGAAGTGAAAATACTGCTATTGGTATTTCAAGTTTAAACCAAAACCTTGTTGGCAATAACAATACTGCTGTTGGAAGTAAAGCATTATATTATAATACTGCAAGTAATAATACTGCTGTTGGTACCGAATCCTTAGAAAATAATACAACCGGAACAACAAATACGGCAATTGGTTATTTATCATTAGAGGATAATACAACCGGCTCTAATAACACTGCTGTTGGTGATAATACATTAGCAAATAACACAACTGCTTCAAATAATACTGCAATGGGCTCCGGTGCATTAAAATTAAATACTACAGGTATAAAAAATACTGCTATAGGTTCATCTAGTTTAGCTGCTAATATTACAGGTAGTGAAAATACCGCTATAGGTTATAATGCTTTGGCGGCAAATACCTCAAGTACAGGAAGTGTTGCAGTTGGTGCTAATGCTTTACAATCGGCTACTACCGGAAATAGTAATACCGCAGTTGGATATAATGCGCTCATGAATGCTACTATTGCTACACAAAACACAGCAATTGGATATCAAAACCTAAGTGCATTAACCAGTGGTTCACAAAATATTGCCGTAGGCAGTAATATATTAACTGCGCTTACACTTTCATCAAATAACATTGGTATTGGTCATAATGTTTTAACTTCTAATGTAACAGGCGGATTAAACATTGGAATTGGTTTTAATATATTAACCAGTAGCACCGCATCAAACAATATTGGAATTGGTAACAATGCACTGGCCGCAACCACAACCGGACAACAAAATATTGCTATTGGTATGGGTGCACTCGATCAGTTGACAATTTCTTCAAGTAATATCGGGATTGGGACCAATGCTCTAGGAGCAAATACAACCGGTACGGGTAATATTGCTTTAGGAACCAGCACATTGTTTAATACAACAACAGGTGGTAGCAACGTGGCAATTGGCAACAGCGCATTATTAACCAACACAACAGGTAGTAGCTTAACATGCATTGGCGAAAATACAAATACCGGTGGTGTTGCCCTTGCAAACGCGACTGCTATAGGCTCGCGTGCACAAGTTAATACCAGTAATAGTATGGTATTGGGCAGTGTAAATGGTGTAAATGGATCTGTTAGTAATGTTTTTGTTGGAATCGCCACAAACTCACCTGCACATATCTTAGAGCTCGGTGTAAACGATGCTGCAAAACCAACTTCGTCAACATGGACAGTAGTATCAGATGAACGATTAAAAGAAAATATTAAAGATTTTAGTGACGGTCTTGATTTGGTTATGCAAATAAATCCAATTTGGTTCACATATAATGGCGAAGCCGGATTACCAAAAGAAACTGGTGTGGGAACTATTGCTCAGGAACTCCAAAAAATTGCACCTTACATGATTACCAAATGGACCTACCGTGAAAATGATACCGATCAGGGTGTTGAATATTTAGGCGTTGATTATGGTGCAATGGATTTTGTATTGGTAAATGCTATACAGGAATTAAATAATAAACTGAATGCGTCAACTTGCGATAATAATGCTGTGGCAAACAACCAAAGTGCAGAAATTGAGCAACTAAAAAGTGAACAAATTAAGTTGCAGGAACAAATTAATGCCTTACAGAATTTAATTCAACAACTTGTAGCTCAACAAAATAATCCACATTAA
- a CDS encoding tail fiber domain-containing protein: MKKLIYFIATWILISIPVFIFGQANTDLSNLTPTSINSSLIPATDASIDLGSSALKWNNFYISGEIRNATSVVFRNPVSHCFVGVNAGKNVPIPAFMVAGNTFCGNNSGFNTGAAGLNSFFGYSAGYGNITGVNNSVFGAYAGGGAMGSGNCFFGANSGQLTTGNSNCFFGSNAGAVCTTGFDNTFMGDFCGSSVSTGIDNVLLGAQAGNSLTTGGNNICLGSNAGIFLKTGSNNTFIGTNSATTAAGISNATAIGFGVSVSANNSFVLGNNLVTKYGFGKNCSASNVLDFQVTTAKLTTGGVWTNASDPKLKDQVTQLDKYAILDKVNQLDIARWHYKADEQNITHIGPMADAFYKLFEVGDDSTISTIDPSGVALIAIQALTEQNKVLQTTNAELEKRLAAVEVLLSSAPYNEQIIKINDNYYLEQNSPNPFKEITFISYQIPPSAISPQLLITSSNGITVKLIQIEPGSGKIELDTNTLPSGNYNYSLVINGKVVASKTMIIVR; encoded by the coding sequence ATGAAAAAGCTAATCTACTTTATTGCAACATGGATTTTAATATCAATTCCTGTATTTATTTTTGGACAAGCCAATACTGATTTGTCTAACTTAACACCAACGTCAATTAATTCATCGTTAATACCCGCTACCGATGCTAGTATAGATTTAGGAAGTAGCGCGTTAAAGTGGAACAATTTTTACATTTCAGGTGAAATACGCAATGCAACTTCAGTTGTTTTTAGGAACCCGGTTTCACATTGCTTTGTGGGTGTTAATGCCGGAAAAAACGTTCCAATTCCAGCCTTTATGGTTGCCGGGAATACGTTTTGTGGAAATAATTCAGGATTTAATACGGGTGCTGCAGGATTAAATTCATTTTTTGGATACAGCGCTGGTTATGGAAATATAACTGGTGTAAATAATTCTGTATTTGGCGCTTATGCAGGCGGTGGTGCAATGGGAAGTGGAAATTGTTTTTTTGGTGCCAATTCCGGTCAACTTACAACTGGTAATTCAAATTGTTTTTTTGGTTCTAATGCTGGAGCAGTTTGCACTACCGGTTTTGATAATACTTTTATGGGTGATTTCTGTGGGTCTTCTGTTTCAACAGGTATTGATAATGTATTATTAGGTGCTCAAGCCGGAAATAGTTTAACAACCGGCGGAAATAATATTTGTTTAGGTTCAAACGCTGGTATCTTCCTAAAAACTGGTTCAAATAATACTTTTATAGGTACTAATTCAGCCACTACTGCAGCAGGAATTTCAAATGCTACGGCTATTGGTTTTGGAGTTTCTGTTTCAGCAAATAATTCTTTTGTTTTGGGTAATAACTTAGTAACTAAATATGGCTTTGGAAAAAATTGTTCGGCTAGTAATGTTTTAGATTTTCAGGTAACTACTGCGAAACTAACTACCGGAGGCGTTTGGACTAATGCCAGCGATCCGAAATTAAAAGACCAAGTAACACAATTAGATAAATATGCAATATTAGACAAGGTAAACCAACTTGATATTGCAAGATGGCATTATAAAGCTGATGAACAAAATATTACACATATTGGCCCAATGGCTGATGCCTTTTATAAATTATTTGAAGTAGGCGATGACTCTACCATTTCAACAATAGACCCAAGTGGTGTCGCATTAATTGCGATTCAGGCATTAACCGAGCAAAATAAAGTTTTACAAACAACAAATGCCGAATTAGAAAAACGGCTTGCCGCAGTTGAAGTATTATTATCATCTGCACCATATAATGAACAAATAATTAAAATAAATGATAATTATTATTTAGAACAAAATTCACCTAATCCATTTAAAGAAATAACCTTTATCTCCTATCAAATACCGCCTTCTGCTATCTCCCCACAATTATTGATTACTTCTTCAAACGGTATTACCGTTAAATTAATTCAAATTGAACCTGGTAGTGGTAAAATTGAATTAGATACCAACACTTTGCCTTCTGGAAATTATAATTATTCGTTAGTTATTAATGGTAAAGTTGTTGCCTCAAAAACAATGATAATTGTTCGATAA